A stretch of Aeromicrobium tamlense DNA encodes these proteins:
- the ccsB gene encoding c-type cytochrome biogenesis protein CcsB yields MTLDQWAQLSNYLTGSAFAVLCIAFFCHVAEWVSARRQAPVAVAAGASEGAVATADADDEPETPDRLVGIAVSLTVLGTLLLIGGSVTRALATQRAPFGNMYEFGVTGTAIALTVYLIMVWRSRIQWMGGVVLGVSLFILGMSISSYTPAGPLVPALNTFWKYIHVSSIMVAAAMFMVGAAASVLYLVKVRAEERGKVGPVLARFPTSARIDQVAFRMNAIGFPMWTFGALISGPIWAHLAWGRYWGWDPKEVWALITWIVYAGYLHARVTAGWKGKRAAYLALIGFVTFIISYYVVNLFVSGQHSYA; encoded by the coding sequence ATGACTCTCGACCAGTGGGCCCAGCTGTCCAACTACCTCACCGGTTCGGCATTCGCCGTCCTGTGCATCGCGTTCTTCTGCCATGTGGCCGAGTGGGTCTCGGCCCGCCGCCAGGCGCCGGTCGCCGTCGCCGCCGGCGCGTCCGAGGGCGCCGTCGCCACGGCCGACGCCGACGACGAGCCCGAGACGCCCGACCGCCTCGTCGGCATCGCCGTCTCGCTCACCGTGCTGGGCACCCTGCTGCTGATCGGCGGCTCGGTCACCCGCGCCCTGGCGACGCAGCGCGCCCCGTTCGGCAACATGTACGAGTTCGGCGTCACCGGCACGGCCATCGCGCTGACTGTCTACCTGATCATGGTGTGGCGCTCGCGCATCCAGTGGATGGGCGGCGTCGTCCTGGGGGTCAGCCTGTTCATCCTGGGCATGTCGATCTCCAGCTACACGCCCGCCGGCCCGCTCGTGCCCGCGCTCAACACGTTCTGGAAGTACATCCACGTCAGCTCGATCATGGTCGCCGCGGCGATGTTCATGGTCGGCGCCGCAGCCAGCGTGCTCTACCTCGTGAAGGTCCGCGCCGAGGAGCGCGGCAAGGTCGGACCCGTCCTGGCCCGCTTCCCGACGTCCGCGCGGATCGACCAGGTCGCCTTCCGGATGAACGCCATCGGCTTCCCGATGTGGACCTTCGGCGCGCTGATCTCCGGCCCGATCTGGGCCCACCTGGCCTGGGGCCGCTACTGGGGCTGGGACCCCAAGGAGGTCTGGGCGCTCATCACCTGGATCGTCTACGCGGGCTACCTGCACGCGCGCGTCACGGCCGGCTGGAAGGGCAAGCGCGCCGCCTACCTCGCGCTGATCGGCTTCGTCACGTTCATCATCAGCTACTACGTGGTGAACCTGTTCGTCTCGGGCCAGCACAGCTACGCCTGA
- a CDS encoding ABC transporter ATP-binding protein — protein MGARIEVAGLTKVYGDLTAVDDLTFTVEPGEFFGLLGPNGAGKTTALEMIEGLRHPDAGSVSIDGHDPWKRDPVLQRRLGVQLQSSAFFERLTAREQLATFAALYDVPAARADALLEQVGLEEKADSRVEDLSGGQAQRLSIACALVHDPEVVFLDEPTAALDPQARRNLWDFLRGLNDSGRTVVLTTHYMEEAEVLCDRVAIVDRGRLLELDSPAALVRGLDAPTRISLAPDAIDEAGARAIPGVEEVQVHPDRTILSTRRPAEVLAELARLDALNGLTASGATLEDVFLSLTGRKYRS, from the coding sequence ATGGGCGCACGCATCGAGGTCGCCGGCCTCACCAAGGTCTACGGCGACCTGACCGCCGTCGACGACCTGACCTTCACCGTCGAGCCGGGGGAGTTCTTCGGTCTCCTCGGACCCAACGGCGCGGGCAAGACCACCGCGCTGGAGATGATCGAGGGGCTGCGTCACCCCGACGCGGGCTCGGTCTCGATCGACGGCCACGACCCGTGGAAGCGCGACCCCGTGCTGCAGCGCCGCCTCGGCGTCCAACTGCAGTCCTCGGCGTTCTTCGAGCGCCTCACCGCCCGTGAGCAGCTGGCCACGTTCGCCGCGCTCTACGACGTGCCCGCGGCCCGCGCCGACGCCCTGCTCGAGCAGGTCGGGCTCGAGGAGAAGGCCGACTCGCGCGTCGAGGACCTCTCGGGCGGCCAGGCGCAGCGACTCTCGATCGCGTGCGCGCTCGTGCACGATCCCGAGGTGGTCTTCCTCGACGAGCCCACCGCCGCGCTCGACCCGCAGGCGCGACGCAACCTGTGGGACTTCCTGCGCGGCCTCAACGACTCCGGACGCACCGTCGTGCTGACGACGCACTACATGGAGGAGGCCGAGGTGCTGTGCGACCGGGTCGCGATCGTCGACCGCGGCCGGCTGCTGGAGCTCGACTCGCCCGCGGCGCTCGTGCGCGGCCTCGACGCGCCCACCCGGATCAGCCTCGCGCCCGATGCGATCGACGAGGCCGGTGCCCGCGCCATCCCCGGCGTCGAGGAGGTGCAGGTGCACCCCGACCGCACGATCCTGTCCACCCGCCGCCCCGCCGAGGTGCTCGCCGAGCTGGCCCGCCTCGACGCCCTCAACGGACTCACCGCCTCGGGCGCCACGCTCGAGGACGTGTTCCTGAGCCTGACCGGACGGAAGTACCGCTCGTGA
- a CDS encoding ABC transporter permease: protein MTALLSLSRAMFKGFVRDRMTLFWAVLFPLMFLVLFGGILTDQGAPRLEVVQVGTVAALDDMPADARKALDESVEITKSSDEAQALQEVRDGDIAAVVTEEGDRMVVHFSQADQVAAARVRGTFQGVVDSANLAAAGGTPAFTLEPRQVEDESLETIQYVTPGLLGWAIAMSATFGAAVNLVAWRQSGLLRRLRLAPIPTSSVVLARVGVSVSVALGQTAIFLGLAVGAFGLVLTGSWPLVIPLVLAGTLAFLSIGMLAGSISKTEEGAVGLANFIVLPMAFLSGSFFSLEGAPDWLQAISRLLPLRHLNDAMLDVMVRGQGVEAIIAPMAILLGFTAVCALISARVFRWDA from the coding sequence GTGACCGCACTGCTCTCGCTCTCGCGCGCGATGTTCAAGGGCTTCGTCCGCGACCGCATGACCCTGTTCTGGGCGGTGCTGTTCCCGCTCATGTTCCTCGTGCTCTTCGGCGGCATCCTCACCGACCAGGGCGCCCCGCGGCTCGAGGTCGTCCAGGTGGGCACGGTCGCCGCGCTCGACGACATGCCCGCCGACGCACGCAAGGCGCTCGACGAGAGCGTGGAGATCACGAAGTCCTCCGACGAGGCCCAAGCCCTCCAGGAGGTCCGCGACGGCGACATCGCCGCCGTGGTCACCGAGGAGGGCGACCGGATGGTCGTGCACTTCTCGCAGGCCGACCAGGTCGCCGCGGCTCGCGTGCGCGGCACGTTCCAAGGCGTCGTCGACTCGGCCAACCTCGCGGCCGCGGGCGGCACGCCGGCGTTCACGCTCGAGCCACGTCAGGTGGAGGACGAGTCCCTCGAGACGATCCAGTACGTCACCCCCGGCCTGCTGGGCTGGGCCATCGCCATGAGCGCCACGTTCGGCGCCGCGGTGAACCTCGTCGCCTGGCGCCAGTCCGGGCTGCTGCGGCGGCTGCGGCTCGCGCCGATCCCGACCTCGTCGGTGGTGCTCGCGCGCGTGGGCGTCAGCGTCTCGGTCGCGCTCGGCCAGACCGCGATCTTCCTCGGCCTCGCCGTCGGGGCGTTCGGTCTCGTGCTCACCGGCTCGTGGCCGCTCGTGATCCCGCTCGTCCTGGCGGGCACACTCGCCTTCCTCTCGATCGGCATGCTGGCCGGCTCGATCAGCAAGACCGAGGAGGGGGCGGTCGGCCTGGCGAACTTCATCGTGCTGCCGATGGCGTTCCTGTCGGGCTCGTTCTTCTCGCTGGAGGGGGCGCCGGACTGGCTGCAGGCCATCAGTCGGCTGCTGCCGCTGCGGCACCTCAACGACGCCATGCTCGACGTGATGGTGCGCGGTCAGGGCGTCGAGGCGATCATCGCGCCGATGGCGATCCTGCTCGGCTTCACCGCCGTGTGCGCGCTCATCTCCGCGCGCGTCTTCCGCTGGGACGCCTGA
- a CDS encoding PLD nuclease N-terminal domain-containing protein: MGKVFLVLAAVVLTVYSLYDLVATPRDRVQHLPKWGWALLIVLAPYAGAALWLIFGVAKGRSPGSGPRKRPPRPLGPDDDPDFLRGL, from the coding sequence ATGGGCAAGGTGTTCCTCGTGCTGGCGGCCGTGGTCCTCACGGTCTACAGCCTCTACGACCTCGTGGCGACGCCGCGGGACCGCGTGCAGCACCTGCCGAAGTGGGGCTGGGCCCTGCTGATCGTCCTCGCGCCGTACGCCGGCGCCGCCCTGTGGCTGATCTTCGGCGTGGCCAAGGGCCGCTCCCCCGGCAGTGGCCCGCGCAAGCGTCCGCCGCGGCCCCTCGGCCCCGACGACGACCCCGACTTCCTGCGCGGCCTCTGA
- a CDS encoding DUF4229 domain-containing protein: MKAFWTYTLARLGVFLVTWAVLFGISRLVFDPTAVLDLWVLLLALVVSSVIAMFTLRGLRDQVAVKLQERAQALNDRIEESRRAEDVD; this comes from the coding sequence ATGAAGGCCTTCTGGACGTACACGCTCGCTCGACTCGGGGTCTTCCTCGTCACGTGGGCGGTGCTGTTCGGGATCTCCCGCCTCGTCTTCGACCCGACCGCGGTGCTCGACCTCTGGGTCCTGCTGCTCGCGCTCGTCGTGTCCTCGGTCATCGCGATGTTCACCCTGCGCGGCCTGCGCGACCAGGTGGCGGTGAAGCTGCAGGAGCGCGCCCAGGCCCTCAACGACCGCATCGAGGAGTCGCGGCGTGCCGAAGACGTCGACTGA
- the cds1 gene encoding L-cysteine desulfhydrase Cds1: MPKTSTDDRAWLADAVRRVEADANRSADTHLHALDLPFPGVQIYLKDESVHPTGSLKHRLARSLFLYALCNGWIHRGTTIVEASSGSTAVSEAYFARLLGLPFVAVMPRSTSAEKISLIEWYGGRCHFVDDARRMYAEAQRLADECDGHYMDQFTYAERATDWRGNNNIAESIFAQLSAEPHPIPEWIVVSAGTGGTSATIGRFVRYRRFDTRLLVADPEGSAFYDGWDTDSSDVTTDRAPRIEGIGRPRVEPSFVGGVVDEMVRVPDAASIAAMRWTSDLIGRPVGGSTGTNMWAALGLASRMVAEGCEGSIVTLLCDGGDRYTHTYFDDRWVAEHDLDPTPYLQQLSELTRTGTFTPDR, translated from the coding sequence GTGCCGAAGACGTCGACTGACGACCGCGCCTGGCTGGCCGACGCGGTCCGCCGCGTCGAGGCCGACGCCAACCGCAGCGCCGACACCCACCTGCACGCCCTGGACCTGCCGTTCCCGGGCGTGCAGATCTATCTCAAGGACGAGTCGGTCCACCCGACCGGCAGCCTGAAGCACCGCCTCGCGCGCTCGCTGTTCCTCTACGCCCTGTGCAACGGCTGGATCCACCGCGGGACCACGATCGTCGAGGCGTCCAGCGGCTCCACCGCGGTCTCGGAGGCCTACTTCGCGCGGCTGCTGGGGCTCCCGTTCGTGGCGGTCATGCCGCGCAGCACCAGCGCCGAGAAGATCTCCTTGATCGAGTGGTACGGCGGTCGCTGTCACTTCGTCGACGACGCCCGGCGGATGTACGCCGAGGCGCAGCGGCTGGCCGACGAGTGCGACGGCCACTACATGGACCAGTTCACCTACGCCGAGCGCGCCACCGACTGGCGCGGCAACAACAACATCGCGGAGTCGATCTTCGCCCAGCTGTCGGCCGAGCCGCACCCGATCCCGGAGTGGATCGTCGTCAGCGCGGGCACCGGCGGCACGTCGGCCACGATCGGCCGCTTCGTGCGCTACCGCCGCTTCGACACCCGGCTGCTGGTCGCCGACCCCGAGGGCTCGGCGTTCTACGACGGCTGGGACACCGACTCCTCCGACGTCACCACCGACCGGGCGCCGCGGATCGAGGGCATCGGCCGGCCGCGCGTCGAGCCGTCGTTCGTCGGCGGCGTCGTCGACGAGATGGTGCGGGTGCCCGACGCCGCCTCGATCGCCGCGATGCGCTGGACCTCCGACCTCATCGGCCGGCCCGTCGGCGGCTCCACCGGCACCAACATGTGGGCGGCGCTCGGCCTGGCCTCGCGGATGGTCGCGGAGGGATGCGAGGGCTCGATCGTCACGCTGCTGTGCGACGGCGGCGACCGCTACACGCACACCTACTTCGACGACCGATGGGTGGCCGAGCACGACCTCGACCCCACGCCCTACCTGCAGCAGCTGTCCGAGCTCACCCGGACGGGCACGTTCACACCGGACCGATGA
- a CDS encoding 1,4-dihydroxy-2-naphthoate polyprenyltransferase, with amino-acid sequence MTSPTGLKLWIEGARLRTLPAAIAPVAVGTGAAAYDDGFVWWKALVALGVSLALQVGVNYANDYSDGVKGTDENRVGPLRLVGSGLVAPEKVKRAAFAFLGLGALLGLVLAATSGWWLIAVGAVAILAAWGYTGGSKPYGYRALGEVSVFVFFGLVAVLGTTYVQLGSINGVSVAGAIGVGSLACAILVANNLRDIPTDTETGKRTLAVVLGDRRTRWLYVGLVLVAFVLVVAWCATQTPWALLAWLGMPTAGRAASAVRSGATGPALIPVLKETGIAELVYAVGLTVGLFIGPV; translated from the coding sequence GTGACCTCCCCGACCGGCCTGAAACTGTGGATCGAGGGCGCGCGGCTGCGCACGCTGCCCGCCGCCATCGCCCCCGTCGCCGTCGGCACCGGCGCCGCCGCCTACGACGACGGATTCGTCTGGTGGAAGGCGCTCGTGGCGCTCGGCGTCTCCCTCGCACTGCAGGTCGGGGTCAACTACGCCAACGACTACTCCGACGGCGTGAAGGGCACCGACGAGAACCGCGTCGGCCCGCTGCGCCTCGTCGGGTCAGGCCTCGTCGCGCCCGAGAAGGTCAAGCGCGCGGCGTTCGCGTTCCTCGGCCTCGGCGCCCTCCTCGGACTGGTCCTCGCCGCCACGTCGGGCTGGTGGCTGATCGCCGTCGGTGCCGTCGCGATCCTCGCGGCCTGGGGCTACACCGGTGGCTCGAAGCCGTACGGCTACCGGGCGCTCGGCGAGGTGAGCGTGTTCGTGTTCTTCGGCCTCGTGGCCGTCCTCGGCACCACCTACGTCCAGCTGGGCAGCATCAACGGCGTGAGCGTCGCGGGCGCGATCGGCGTCGGCTCGCTGGCCTGCGCGATCCTCGTGGCCAACAACCTGCGCGACATCCCCACCGACACCGAGACGGGCAAGCGCACCCTGGCCGTCGTGCTGGGCGACCGGCGCACGCGCTGGCTCTACGTCGGCCTGGTCCTCGTGGCGTTCGTCCTCGTCGTCGCCTGGTGCGCCACCCAGACCCCGTGGGCGCTGCTGGCCTGGCTGGGCATGCCCACCGCGGGCCGGGCCGCCTCGGCCGTCCGCTCGGGCGCGACGGGCCCGGCGCTGATCCCGGTGCTCAAGGAGACGGGCATCGCCGAGCTGGTCTACGCCGTGGGCCTGACCGTGGGCCTGTTCATCGGTCCGGTGTGA
- a CDS encoding AMP-binding protein encodes MAASLSPVAGSAREVLELLRPWVTGGGEPLLMHTSGSTGEPKPLRLSHAAVLASAHAALSRLGGPAQWLSALPPTGVGGLQVLVRSIVAGTEPVFLDEHAGIASAAAAMTGSRRYASLVPTQLFRLVESGRAGDLASFDAVLLGGAAAPRAVLERAAEAGVRIVRTYGMTETCGGCVYDGIPLDGVRLRIEDDGRVAIAGAVLADGVGEWLVTNDLGRIDDDGRLHVLGRADQVAVSGGVNVPLAAVESTLRDEPGVLDVVVVARPDPEWGQAVVAFVVGDLDRAQAAAALERAGHPRTWTPRAVHRLDALPLLPNGKPDRVALAGDGFPG; translated from the coding sequence GTGGCTGCCTCCCTGTCTCCCGTCGCCGGTTCCGCACGCGAGGTGCTGGAGCTGCTGCGGCCCTGGGTGACGGGTGGCGGCGAGCCGCTGCTCATGCACACGTCGGGCAGCACCGGCGAGCCGAAGCCTCTCCGGCTGTCCCACGCGGCGGTCCTCGCGTCGGCGCACGCCGCACTGTCGCGGCTCGGCGGACCGGCGCAGTGGCTCTCGGCGCTGCCGCCGACCGGGGTGGGCGGGCTGCAGGTGCTCGTGCGCTCGATCGTCGCGGGCACCGAGCCGGTCTTCCTGGACGAGCACGCCGGCATCGCCTCGGCCGCCGCGGCGATGACGGGGTCGCGACGCTACGCCTCGCTCGTGCCCACCCAGCTGTTCCGGCTGGTGGAGTCCGGGCGGGCCGGCGACCTCGCCTCGTTCGACGCGGTGCTGCTCGGCGGTGCCGCCGCGCCGCGTGCCGTGCTGGAGCGTGCGGCCGAGGCGGGCGTGCGGATCGTGCGGACCTACGGCATGACCGAGACGTGCGGCGGCTGCGTGTACGACGGGATCCCACTCGACGGGGTACGGCTGCGGATCGAGGACGACGGCCGGGTGGCGATCGCGGGTGCCGTGCTGGCCGACGGCGTCGGCGAGTGGCTCGTGACGAACGACCTCGGCCGGATCGACGACGACGGTCGCCTGCACGTGCTGGGTCGCGCCGACCAGGTGGCGGTGAGCGGCGGGGTGAACGTGCCTTTGGCCGCGGTCGAGTCCACGCTGCGCGACGAGCCGGGCGTGTTGGACGTCGTGGTCGTCGCGCGGCCCGACCCCGAGTGGGGACAGGCGGTGGTGGCGTTCGTCGTGGGCGATCTCGACCGCGCCCAGGCCGCGGCGGCCCTCGAACGCGCTGGCCACCCGCGCACCTGGACCCCTCGCGCCGTCCACCGCCTCGACGCCCTCCCGCTCCTGCCGAACGGCAAGCCCGACCGCGTCGCGCTGGCGGGTGACGGTTTCCCCGGTTAA
- a CDS encoding SDR family oxidoreductase — protein MSDIAIVGGHGQVARLLVPLLTDRGDLPVALVRNPDHAADLPGAAIRLLDIENASAEDFATVFTDCHAVVFAAGGGPDGKIERKRSVDLEGSLKSIEAAKSLGVKRFVQLSAMGVDTAPGDDVEPVWKAYVEAKRDADTALRESGLDWTIVRPGALTDDAGTGRVEVGETVDRGEIPRADVAAVLAAVLADDSTIGKQFEVVGGDTPVADALASL, from the coding sequence ATGTCCGACATCGCCATCGTGGGAGGCCACGGCCAGGTGGCCCGCCTCCTCGTCCCTCTGCTCACCGACCGCGGCGACCTCCCGGTCGCCCTCGTCCGCAACCCCGACCACGCCGCCGACCTGCCCGGCGCGGCGATCCGGCTGCTCGACATCGAGAACGCCTCGGCCGAGGACTTCGCGACGGTCTTCACCGACTGCCACGCCGTGGTGTTCGCGGCCGGCGGCGGGCCCGACGGCAAGATCGAGCGGAAGAGGAGCGTCGACCTCGAGGGCTCGCTGAAGTCGATCGAGGCGGCGAAGTCGCTCGGCGTCAAGCGCTTCGTGCAGTTGTCGGCGATGGGCGTCGACACCGCCCCCGGAGACGACGTCGAGCCGGTGTGGAAGGCCTACGTGGAGGCCAAGCGCGACGCCGACACCGCCCTGCGCGAGAGCGGCCTCGACTGGACGATCGTGCGCCCCGGCGCCCTCACCGACGACGCCGGCACGGGCCGGGTCGAGGTGGGCGAGACCGTCGACCGCGGCGAGATCCCCCGCGCCGACGTGGCCGCCGTCCTCGCGGCCGTCCTCGCCGACGACAGCACCATCGGGAAGCAGTTCGAGGTCGTGGGCGGCGACACCCCCGTCGCCGACGCTCTCGCCTCGCTCTGA
- a CDS encoding o-succinylbenzoate synthase, with amino-acid sequence MEFRTYSIPMRTRFRGLENRQGMLAEGPAGWAEFSPFPEYDHITSLPWLQAAVEAACKPWPEPVRECVPINGIVPAVGDGATAARTAVESGCKTIKIKVAEAGETIENDIERIAAIRDALPGVLIRIDANGAWSVKDAVKAIKKLDHVARGLEYVEQPCATVEELAQVRRKVDVPIAADESIRRAADPFRVRDLDAADIAVLKVQPLGGVRACLRIAEQIDMPISVSSAVETSIGLAASVALAAALPDLPYACGIGTAHLLTSDVVAEPLEPVDGSLWPTRPVLDEEAYAKVAAPAEVDERWQARLDHVRESL; translated from the coding sequence GTGGAGTTCCGTACCTATTCGATCCCCATGCGCACGCGGTTCCGTGGACTCGAGAATCGTCAGGGGATGCTCGCCGAGGGCCCGGCCGGGTGGGCCGAGTTCAGCCCGTTCCCCGAGTACGACCACATCACCTCGCTGCCCTGGCTGCAGGCCGCCGTCGAGGCCGCGTGCAAGCCGTGGCCCGAGCCGGTGCGCGAGTGCGTCCCGATCAACGGCATCGTCCCCGCAGTCGGCGACGGCGCTACCGCCGCCCGCACCGCCGTCGAGAGCGGCTGCAAGACCATCAAGATCAAGGTCGCCGAGGCCGGCGAGACGATCGAGAACGACATCGAGCGCATCGCCGCCATCCGCGACGCCCTGCCCGGCGTGCTGATCCGCATCGACGCCAACGGCGCGTGGAGCGTCAAGGACGCGGTCAAGGCCATCAAGAAGCTCGACCACGTGGCCCGCGGCCTCGAGTACGTCGAGCAGCCGTGCGCCACCGTCGAGGAGCTCGCGCAGGTGCGCCGCAAGGTCGATGTCCCGATCGCGGCCGACGAGTCGATCCGCCGCGCCGCCGACCCGTTCCGCGTGCGCGACCTCGACGCCGCCGACATCGCGGTGCTCAAGGTGCAGCCGCTCGGCGGCGTCCGCGCGTGCCTGCGCATCGCCGAGCAGATCGACATGCCGATCAGCGTCTCCAGCGCGGTCGAGACCTCGATCGGGCTGGCCGCCAGCGTCGCGCTCGCCGCGGCCCTGCCGGATCTTCCGTACGCGTGCGGCATCGGCACGGCCCACCTCCTGACCAGCGACGTCGTCGCCGAGCCGCTCGAGCCGGTGGACGGCAGCCTGTGGCCCACGCGCCCCGTGCTCGACGAGGAGGCCTACGCCAAGGTCGCCGCCCCGGCCGAGGTCGACGAGCGCTGGCAGGCCCGCCTCGACCACGTACGGGAGTCGTTGTGA
- the menD gene encoding 2-succinyl-5-enolpyruvyl-6-hydroxy-3-cyclohexene-1-carboxylic-acid synthase, translated as MTDERAVETARRLVATLLAQEVSDAVLSPGSRSGPIALALHAADDQGLIRLHVRVDEREAGFLALGLAKASGRLTPVITTSGTAVANLHPALLEALHANVPVLAVTADRPGALRGTGANQTTVQPGMFPGITFTDRITGLAGAVRGGGPVHLNVELDEPLVESVSWKFPQNSWSMSQPVAGRTEVLETGPRTLVVAGDGADPTLAAAAQQAGWPIIAEPSSGLRGAPTSVACGRVVLGGRLIERIERIVSAGHPTLSRPVTNLLTKTNLPTVHVGDASTFPGVPGGNVTFADRISVRGGVTDESWLRSWLQAGDRIQNALLQAEQFTVAEAVWKAATRGLLVLGSSNTVRDVDLVAPVRAPGPRVLANRGLAGIDGTVSTAVGAALTSYGRAIALMGDLTFLHGANGLLIGPIEPRPDLTIVVLNDDGGGIFHTLEQGSPEYSQAFERVFGTPTRTRIDALCAAHGVKHRLVEASQLAAHLSRAPVGIEVLEVQVQRAGRRALQSVVSGLAAV; from the coding sequence GTGACCGACGAGAGAGCCGTCGAGACCGCACGCCGGCTCGTCGCGACCCTCCTCGCGCAGGAGGTCTCCGACGCCGTCCTGTCTCCCGGCTCGCGCTCGGGTCCGATCGCGCTGGCGCTGCACGCCGCCGACGACCAGGGCCTCATCCGGCTGCACGTCCGCGTCGACGAGCGCGAGGCCGGCTTCCTGGCGCTCGGCCTGGCCAAGGCGTCCGGCCGCCTCACCCCCGTCATCACCACGTCCGGCACCGCCGTGGCCAACCTGCACCCCGCCCTGCTCGAGGCGCTGCACGCGAACGTGCCCGTCCTGGCCGTCACCGCCGACCGCCCGGGCGCCCTGCGCGGCACGGGCGCGAACCAGACCACCGTGCAGCCGGGCATGTTCCCCGGCATCACCTTCACCGACCGCATCACCGGCCTGGCCGGTGCGGTGCGCGGCGGCGGCCCGGTGCACCTCAACGTCGAGCTCGACGAGCCGCTCGTCGAGTCCGTCTCGTGGAAGTTCCCGCAGAACTCGTGGTCGATGAGCCAGCCCGTCGCGGGCCGCACCGAGGTGCTGGAGACCGGTCCCCGCACCCTCGTCGTCGCGGGCGACGGCGCCGACCCCACGCTCGCCGCCGCGGCGCAGCAGGCCGGCTGGCCGATCATCGCCGAGCCCTCGTCGGGACTGCGCGGCGCGCCCACCTCGGTGGCGTGCGGCCGCGTCGTGCTGGGCGGGCGGCTGATCGAGCGGATCGAGCGCATCGTCAGCGCCGGCCATCCCACGCTCTCGCGTCCCGTGACGAACCTGCTGACGAAGACGAACCTGCCCACGGTGCACGTCGGCGACGCGTCCACGTTCCCGGGCGTCCCCGGTGGCAACGTGACGTTCGCCGACCGCATCTCCGTGCGTGGCGGCGTGACCGACGAGTCCTGGCTGCGCAGCTGGCTGCAGGCGGGCGACCGCATCCAGAACGCCCTGCTGCAGGCCGAGCAGTTCACCGTCGCGGAGGCGGTCTGGAAGGCCGCCACCCGCGGGCTCCTCGTGCTCGGCTCGTCCAACACCGTCCGCGACGTCGACCTCGTCGCGCCCGTGCGCGCGCCGGGCCCGCGCGTCCTGGCGAACCGGGGCCTCGCCGGCATCGACGGCACCGTCTCGACCGCGGTCGGCGCCGCGCTCACCAGCTACGGCCGCGCGATCGCGCTGATGGGCGACCTCACGTTCCTGCACGGCGCCAACGGCCTGCTCATCGGCCCGATCGAACCGCGCCCCGACCTGACGATCGTCGTGCTCAACGACGACGGCGGTGGCATCTTCCACACGCTCGAGCAGGGATCGCCCGAGTACTCCCAGGCGTTCGAGCGCGTCTTCGGCACGCCCACGCGCACGAGGATCGACGCGCTGTGCGCCGCGCACGGGGTGAAGCACCGGCTCGTCGAGGCGAGCCAGCTGGCGGCCCACCTGTCGCGCGCGCCCGTCGGGATCGAGGTGCTCGAGGTGCAGGTCCAGCGCGCCGGACGCCGTGCCCTGCAATCGGTTGTCTCGGGTCTCGCCGCCGTCTAG